A window of Cryptomeria japonica chromosome 3, Sugi_1.0, whole genome shotgun sequence contains these coding sequences:
- the LOC131037313 gene encoding TMV resistance protein N isoform X2 — protein sequence MASSSSSPLARSIVSAKLYDVFISHRGPDVKQTLAKQLYDLLQERGCQAFLDREEIQGGDSIPSAIHNAICSSVVQIAIFSKGYAESSWCLDTLVIMLQQTDALFIPVFYDVKPWELRYLQNEKSQYAAAFFDYQRQGRYLDKLHKWKSSLESASNISGYELSQYQDNLCEKIVSRVIQVVQEKENSIALDVAKYPVGLSELVQEFERSCSKTETVRDKVTIIGIFGLGGVGRSP from the exons ATGgcttcctcttcctcctctcctCTGGCAAGATCGATTGTATCTGCTAAACTGTATGATGTATTCATCAGTCATCGAGGCCCCGATGTCAAACAAACCCTTGCTAAACAACTGTATGACCTTCTTCAGGAAAGAGGGTGTCAGGCATTTCTAGACCGTGAAGAGATACAAGGGGGAGACTCTATTCCATCTGCCATTCACAATGCCATATGCTCATCTGTTGTCCAAATAGCCATTTTTTCAAAAGGGTATGCAGAATCTTCATGGTGTTTGGACACGCTGGTTATTATGCTACAACAAACCGATGCCCTGTTTATTCCTGTTTTCTACGATGTCAAGCCATGGGAGCTACGGTACCTCCAGAACGAGAAGTCACAGTATGCTGCTGCATTTTTTGATTATCAAAGGCAAGGCAGGTATCTTGATAAGCTTCATAAATGGAAAAGCTCGCTTGAATCTGCTTCAAATATATCTGGTTATGAACTTAGCCAGTATCAAGA TAATTTGTGTGAAAAAATTGTGTCTCGCGTGATACAAGTAGtgcaagaaaaagaaaatagtataGCATTAGATGTTGCTAAATATCCGGTTGGACTTTCTGAACTCGTCCAAGAATTTGAAAGGTCTTGTTCAAAGACAGAGACAGTGAGGGACAAGGTCACCATAATAGGGATCTTTGGTCTAGGTGGGGTTGGCAGGTCACCATAA
- the LOC131037313 gene encoding uncharacterized protein LOC131037313 isoform X1 encodes MFHHLEELYIGHSLEKTDLTSFVHSLKQLSNLRSLSLEDAYDVSFSGILDLSKGRDSTNLVSSTSSRMNSLETIYFHNLHNISKLLISGEICPKLQSLKVRHMDNLKEVHLEQLERLNTLDMWKCPKLETISGLSSPTGVQMLKVRFGDLKIRMSSAAERRWGGRAEIDVPEDGYAWLRNCIEGWLPLYRGNAAITGMAVDTALFKLNENLFSDVIDSQTVIEIEKGEYSLQMKSSRSEFSIHALLVRSGSNPYLEFQSEITYLHPLPFGSELMLTVLQIPYSRNDVRLISVPIEKGFRARVNMMEKGKALIILQRIIDRLYKSFQHMTR; translated from the exons ATGTTCCATCATTTGGAAGAATTATACATAGGCCATTCCTTGGAGAAGACAGATTTAACATCCTTTGTGCATTCACTTAAACAACTTAGCAATCTTAGATCATTGTCATTGGAGGATGCGTACGACGTCTCCTTCAGTGGGATTTTGGATCTGAGCAAAGGTAGAGATTCAACTAATTTGGTTTCTTCTACAAGCAGCCGCATGAACAGCCTTGAAACCATATACTTCCACAACTTACATAATATTTCAAAGTTGCTAATTAGTGGAGAGATTTGTCCCAAACTTCAATCATTGAAAGTTCGACACATGGATAATCTAAAAGAAGTGCACTTAGAGCAGCTAGAGAGACTGAATACTCTTGACATGTGGAAATGCCCCAAATTGGAAACAATATCAGGGTTATCTTCTCCAACAGGGGTTCAAATGTTAAAAGTTAGATTTGGGGATTTAAAAATTAGGATGTCATCAGCTGCAGAGCGTAGGTGGGGTGGAAGAGCGGAAATTGACGTGCCTGAGGATGGATACGCATGGTTACGGAATTGCATTGAAGGATGG TTGCCACTATATAGAGGGAATGCCGCTATAACAGGGATGGCAGTGGATACAGCATTGTTCAAGTTGAATGAAAATCTGTTTTCTGATGTGATCGACAGCCAAACAGTCATTGAGATTGAGAAAGGAGAGTATTCCCTACAAATGAAAAGCTCACGGAGTGAATTCTCTATACATGCTCTTCTTGTAAGGTCTGGTAGTAATCCTTACTTAGAATTTCAATCTGAAATCACGTATTTGCATCCCTTGCCATTTGGAAGTGAATTGATGCTTACAGTTTTACAAATCCCGTATAGTAGAAATGATGTTAGGCTGATAAGCGTCCCAATAGAGAAGGGGTTTCGGGCCAGGGTGAATATGATGGAAAAAGGGAAAGCTTTAATTATATTGCAAAGGATTATTGACAGATTATATAAAAGCTTCCAGCATATGACGCGGTGA
- the LOC131037315 gene encoding disease resistance protein Roq1 has protein sequence MASSSSSPPARSIVSAKLYDVFISHRGPDVKETLVKQLYDLLQARLCRAFLDREEIQGGDSIDFAIYNAICSSRVQVAIFSKGYAESSWCLDELVVMLQQTDAIFIPVFYDVQPWELRHIDNEKSQYAAAFSDYQRKRRNLDKLHKWKSSLESASIISGYELSRYQDNLCEKIVSRVIQVVEEKKNSIVLDVAKYPVGLADLVQDFERSCSKRVRDKVTIIGIFGLGGVGKSTLAKELFNRKNSGYHTSCFLSDVRESYARGELHCLQTQLLEDLFPNDKEIKSLKIKSVDDGIGKLKNHLGRARQLHFLIILDDIDHEDQLDALLPEDMLSSGSLVIITTRDQSVLRGADFHYKMQGMDKDRAKLLFCRHAFRGQDPPISYEKLVENFVEFCGGLPLSLKVLGAHVYRRDKHYWELELEKVRKIQPKDIMQRLKISFDGLDTEEKQIFIDIASFFNKKEELHLKNDAITIWKASGWSAEHAVQTLQDKCLLQLVMGQYYLRFEMHDHLCDMGRQMADDLGPPRLWKPDILRSMETNGFEQILAETKGRCFYSFEDSSLQTKITYFIGSSNDSAEPDLLWLDIDNRGYLGCKLENIPSWIPLRKLHNLSVNSVGNLWSAFQKQLQTNTQASFELRVLKICYSKSLEKLPDLIAMFSHLEELNIGCSFQATDITSFVRSLKQLSNLRSLSLWFGEGVFFSGNLDLSKARDSTNLDSSTSSRMNSLETIELNRLDNISKLLISGEICPKLQSLKVRHMGNLKEMHLEQLERLNTLDMWECPKLETISGLSSLTGLQVLKVKYCFKLDTLSLLSSVTGLQSLKVLEDVRLEQISWLSSLTGLQSLKVWGCDCKTISGLSSLTELQSFELSIFLKLETISGLSSLTGLQSLTVKNCPELKTISELSSAAGLKSLRLSSCPKLKTISGLSSLTRLQMFRVEIRDFIRMPSTAERGWGGIARCGRLRGGRESPQLESVEIEVPDDRYAWVRNCIEGPRPLSGYVVLTGMPVDTALFELNENLFSEVDTVIQIEKGEHSLEMESSSSAISIYALLVRSGSNPYIEMESVITHLQSFPLGKELMITILQTPHRSNGVKLTSVPIEKGFRARVNKGEEGKALVIMQRIIDRLYKS, from the exons ATggcttcctcctcctcctctcctccggCAAGATCGATTGTATCTGCTAAACTGTATGATGTATTCATCAGTCACCGAGGTCCTGACGTCAAAGAAACCCTTGTTAAACAACTCTATGACCTTCTTCAGGCTAGACTGTGCCGAGCATTTCTAGACCGTGAAGAGATACAAGGTGGGGATTCAATTGATTTCGCCATTTACAACGCCATATGCTCATCTCGTGTGCAAGTAGCCATTTTTTCAAAAGGATATGCAGAGTCCTCATGGTGTTTGGACGAGCTGGTCGTTATGTTACAACAAACTGATGCCATCTTTATTCCTGTCTTCTACGATGTCCAGCCGTGGGAGCTACGCCACATCGACAACGAGAAGTCACAGTATGCTGCAGCATTTTCTGATTATCAAAGGAAACGCAGGAATCTTGATAAGCTTCATAAATGGAAAAGCTCCCTTGAATCTGCTTCAATAATATCTGGTTATGAACTTAGCCGGTATCAAGA CAATTTGTGTGAAAAAATTGTGTCTCGTGTGATACAAGTAGTGGAAGAAAAGAAAAACAGTATAGTATTAGATGTTGCAAAATATCCGGTTGGACTTGCTGATCTCGTCCAAGATTTTGAAAGGTCTTGTTCAAAGAGAGTGAGGGACAAGGTCACCATAATAGGGATCTTTGGTCTCGGGGGTGTTGGGAAGTCTACCCTGGCAAAAGAATTGTTTAACAGAAAGAATTCAGGCTACCATACATCATGTTTTCTGTCTGATGTGAGAGAATCATATGCCAGAGGTGAATTACACTGCTTGCAAACTCAGCTCTTAGAAGATCTTTTCCCCAATGATAAAGAGATTAAAAGTCTAAAGATTAAGAGTGTGGATGATGGAATTGGAAAGCTGAAGAATCATCTAGGAAGGGCAAGGCAATTGCATTTCCTTATAATCCTAGATGATATCGATCATGAGGACCAATTAGATGCCCTTTTACCTGAAGATATGTTGAGCTCTGGTAGCCTTGTAATTATTACAACCCGTGACCAGAGTGTGTTAAGGGGTGCAGATTTCCATTATAAGATGCAGGGAATGGATAAGGATCGTGCTAAACTTCTCTTCTGTAGACATGCTTTTCGTGGACAAGATCCACCCATTTCATATGAAAAATTGGTTGAGAACTTCGTGGAATTCTGTGGAGGTTTACCTCTCTCGCTTAAAGTTCTGGGTGCTCATGTTTATCGAAGAGATAAACATTATTGGGAGTTAGAATTGGAAAAGGTTAGGAAAATCCAACCTAAGGATATAATGCAAAGACTTAAAATCAGCTTTGATGGTCTAGACACAGAGGAGAAACAGATATTTATAGATATAGCTTCTTTTTTCAATAAGAAAGAAGAACTTCACTTGAAAAATGATGCTATAACAATCTGGAAAGCATCTGGTTGGAGTGCTGAACATGCAGTTCAAACCCTGCAAGATAAGTGCCTACTTCAACTGGTTATGGGGCAATACTACCTACGCTTTGAAATGCACGATCACCTCTGTGATATGGGAAGACAAATGGCAGATGACTTGGGCCCTCCTCGGCTGTGGAAACCGGACATTCTTAGATCTATG GAAACAAACGGATTTGAACAAATCCTGGCAGAAACAAAGGGCAGGTGTTTCTATTCGTTCGAGGATTCGTCCCTCCAAACCAAAATTACTTATTTTATAGGTAGTTCAAATGACTCTGCTGAGCCTGACCTGCTATGGCTTGACATAGATAACCGTGGTTATCTTGGTTGCAAATTAGAAAACATTCCTTCCTGGATTCCTCTACGAAAATTGCACAATTTATCTGTTAACAGCGTGGGAAATTTGTGGAGCGCTTTTCAGAAACAGTTGCAGACCAATACCCAG GCCAGTTTTGAGTTGAGAGTGCTGAAGATTTGCTACTCTAAGTCGTTGGAAAAGCTTCCAGATTTAATAGCAATGTTCAGTCATTTAGAAGAATTAAACATAGGTTGTTCCTTCCAGGCGACAGATATAACATCCTTCGTGCGATCACTTAAACAACTTAGCAATCTTAGATCATTGTCATTGTGGTTTGGGGAGGGCGTCTTCTTTAGTGGGAATTTGGATCTGAGTAAAGCTAGAGATTCAACTAATTTGGATTCTTCTACAAGCAGCCGGATGAATAGCCTTGAAACCATAGAATTAAACAGATTGGATAATATATCAAAGTTGCTAATTAGTGGAGAGATTTGTCCCAAACTTCAATCATTGAAAGTTCGACACATGGGGAATCTAAAAGAAATGCATTTAGAGCAGTTAGAGAGACTGAATACTCTTGACATGTGGGAATGCCCCAAATTGGAAACAATATCAGGGTTATCTTCTCTAACAGGGCTTCAGGTTCTTAAAGTGAAGTATTGTTTCAAATTAGATACACTATCATTGTTATCTTCTGTAACAGGGCTTCAGTCTCTTAAAGTTTTGGAAGATGTCCGACTGGAACAAATATCATGGTTATCTTCTCTAACAGGGCTTCAGTCTCTTAAAGTGTGGGGATGTGACTGTAAAACAATATCAGGGTTATCTTCTCTAACAGAGCTTCAGTCTTTTGAGTTGTCCATATTTCTGAAATTGGAAACAATATCAGGGTTATCTTCTCTAACAGGGCTTCAATCTCTTACAGTAAAAAATTGTCCCGAATTGAAAACAATATCAGAGTTATCTTCTGCAGCAGGGCTTAAGTCTCTTAGATTGTCGAGCTGTCCCAAACTGAAAACAATATCGGGCTTATCTTCTCTAACAAGGCTTCAGATGTTTAGGGTTGAAATTCGGGATTTTATTAGGATGCCATCAACTGCAGAGCGTGGGTGGGGTGGAATAGCGAGGTGTGGAAGACTAAGGGGTGGAAGAGAGTCACCACAATTGGAAAGCGTGGAAATTGAAGTTCCTGATGATAGATATGCATGGGTTCGGAATTGCATTGAAGGACCG AGGCCGCTATCAGGGTATGTTGTTTTAACAGGGATGCCAGTGGATACAGCACTGTTCGAGTTGAATGAAAATTTGTTTTCTGAAGTGGATACCGTCATTCAGATTGAGAAAGGAGAGCATTCGCTAGAAATGGAAAGCTCATCAAGTGCAAtctctatatatgctttgcttGTAAGGTCTGGTAGCAATCCTTACATAGAAATGGAATCTGTAATTACCCATTTGCAGTCCTTCCCACTTGGAAAGGAATTGatgattacaattttacaaacCCCGCATAGAAGTAATGGTGTAAAGCTGACAAGTGTTCCAATAGAGAAGGGGTTTCGGGCCAGGGTGAATAAAGGGGAAGAAGGGAAAGCTTTAGTTATAATGCAAAGAATTATTGACAGATTATATAAAAGTTAG